The genomic DNA AAAATAAACTATGTGGAGGTCATATGTGGAATCCCACCTACTTTGTAGCAACAGTATTTGAAAATACTGAAGAACAAATAAAACAATATATAAGAAATCAAAAAGTTAATGGCAAATAGGGGGCACTATGTCTAATTTTGTATTGCAGTTAGATTTAAAAACTGAATTATGGCAAGAACATATAATAGAAAAAAGACTAAATATTGGAAGACAAATACACAATAGTGTATTATCTGAAATATTAAAAAGAGATAATCATATGAAAAATAGTAACGAATATATTACTGCTGTTAAAATGGAAAAGGGAAAAGATAGAAATAAAAAACTAAATGATATTAGAAAAGATTTTAAATTAATTAAATTTGATATGAATAAATATGTAAAACCTATGGGTAAAAAATATAAGAAAAATTTAGGTTCTCAAATGGTACAAGAGATGGCAGAAAGAGCATATAGTGCATATGAAAAAGTTATCTTTTCAGATGGTAAAAAGATACATTTTAAAAAATATGGAGAATTTAACAGTTTAAGAGAAAAAGGAAATATAACAGGTTTAAGATACTATGAAAATGAAAATATGATTAAGTGGTTAGGTTTAAATATAC from Oceanivirga salmonicida includes the following:
- the tnpA gene encoding IS200/IS605 family transposase codes for the protein YDHIHILVECSPQHYIPTIIKTLKGVSARYMFKKFPKIKNKLCGGHMWNPTYFVATVFENTEEQIKQYIRNQKVNGK